The genomic DNA TTCCATCTCAAGCAACGGCGAGTTTATGCTAAAAGATGCAAATATAGATATCGGAGGAGCTGATTTTTATACTAAATATGCAAATATATATTTAAAAAACAACGTAATTAAATTTAAAAACTCAAATTTGATGAATAATATATTTGACGCAAACGTAGACGGAGAGCTTGATGCAAATTTAAAAAAAGCTAAATTTGATGCTAAATTTAACAAATTATGTATAAATGAGTGTAGAATTTTTGCGGCTTCAGATATAAACGATACTATAAATTTGGATTATAATAAAGATCTAAATATAACAGCCGACAAACTAAATTTATCTATAAATATAGCAAAAAATAACCAAATAAAGGTTAAAAATTTAAAAGAACTAAAACAGTATTCGCCGCTTATGGAGAAATTAAGTATTATGGATGGCGATCTGCTTATACAAACTCCTGATTTTTCTAAATTTGATGTTGATTTTAGTAGTGCAAAGTTTGATTTACCGTTTTTAAATTTACAAAACAACCCATACGACGAAGATCATTTTAAAATTTTAATAAATAAAAATATAGATGTAATAAGCAAAAGTGATTATTTGAAAATGAGTATAACAGACTCGGATATAAATTTAAATTTAAATAATCTAAAATTATTAGTTGATGCAAATTCATCCAAAAAAGAGTATGAAAAAAACCTGAATTTCGCCGCAAAAAACTCTTCAATTATAATAATGGATTTAAATAGAACTCTAAATTTTATTAAATTTAGCGGAAATATAAACAATAACGAACTAAATTTCGACGGATTATTCGATAACGGAGAAGTAAAACTAAACAAGCAAAAAAATAGTGTAAAAATAGAAGGCGATGGCTTAGACGCTTCTTTTGTCAATGATTTTTTAGGATTAGACGGATTTAAAGACGGAAATTTCACTGTTAGATTAAACGGAGAAGGCTTTACTAAATTTAAAAGCGAAATAAAAGTAAGTAATACTTATTTAAGCAATTATAAGTTCTACCAACAATTTTTGAGCTTTCTTGACTCTATCCCTTCATTACTGATATTTAAAGTTCCTGATTTCAACGACAAAGGATTTACTGTAAATAACGGAATTATGTTAGTTCAAAGAGATGATAATTTGCTCACCATAAAAGCTATCGATCTTAGCGGAAGTAGTGCTGATATAACCGGAAACGGTACAATAGATCTAAAAACAAAAGATATTAATATGACTTTTCAGTTAAAACTACTAAAAGACGCTAGCTCTATCATAAGCAAAATTCCAGTCGTCAGTCATATATTTCTTGGGAAAGACAAAACCATATCAACGGTTATAAAAGTACGAGGAACGCTTGACGAGCCTAAATTTGAGACTCAAGTGGTAACTGATATCATAAAAACACCATATAATATTATAAAAAATACTCTTGAACTACCTTTTATACTATTTCAATAATCGCCCTACTCCATTTCAAGACGCATAAGATACATATCTTCTCCAGATATAACTTCAAGATTGTTTGAGCCGCATTTTGAACATACAAAATTATTATCCAGCAAAATACTCTCAAAACCGCACTCCAAACATCTTACAACCACATCTTGCGTATTTATAATAAGTTTTGCCGAGCTGCAAATAGTATTAACTTTAAAAGCGTCAAATGCACTCTCTAAATAGTGAGGTTCGACACCGCTTAACCTGCCTACTTGGATCTCTACTTTCATGATTTTTTGCGCATTGTTTTTCATAGCATTTGTCTCACAAAGCTTAAATAAATCTTGAACTATAGCTAACTCATGCATAAAATTATCCTTTTTAACAAATTCTAGGTAACAATTCGCCTTTTGGGGGCTCTAAATATCTATTTCCGCCATAACTATTTTCTAGCAAAACTCCAGCTCTTTTATCACTTACAACTTCACCTATGATGTTTGCATTTTTATCATATTTTCTTAATACCTCTAAGGCTTTTTGCTCATCTTTAGGATCTACTGCCAAAACGAATGTTCCTTCATTTGCTAGCTCATACGCTTCAAATCCCAGTAACTCACAAATACCGACGACTTCATCGCTTAAAGCTATTTTTTCTTCATAAATTTTAATTTCATAATTTTTAAAATTAGCCCATTCGTTTAAAACAGCCGACAATCCTCCTCTTGTCGCGTCGCGCATACAAAAAGGTTTTATGCCTGAGTTTAAAAGCTCTAAAACAACACTTTTTAGTACTTTGCAATCGCTTTCTAACTCGCTTGTAAGAGCTAACTCCTCTCTGCTAGCTAGTATAACCGCCCCATGTCTTCCTATGTCTCCGCTTAAAAGTATCTTAGCGCAAACCTCTAAATTTTTTACTTCTATTTGATCTGTTATAATTTCGCCGATCCCCGTCGTATTTATAAATATCTTATCACAACTCCCTTTAGGAACTACTTTTGTATCGCCGCACACTATGCTCACGCCCGCTTCATCGGCAGTTTTCTTTATAGAGTTCAAGATATCTTTTAACTCATCCAAGCCAAATCCCTCTTCAAGTATAAGAGAACAGCTTAGGTATTTTGCGCTAGCACCTACCATAGCTAAGTCATTTACTGTGCCGCAAACTGCTATTTTACCGATATCTCCACCTTTAAATTTTATAGGAGTTACCACAAAACTATCCGTGCTAAAAGCCACTTTATTATTTAAATTTAAAATAGCACTATCATTGCTGTCTTTTAAAATATCATTATTAAAAATTTTGAAAATAAGCCCGTTTATAAGCTCATTCATCTCTTCTCCGCCGCCACCATGACTTAACATTATCTTATCCATATCAAGCCCTTTTAGCATATTTATAGTATGCTGCGCATGCTCCTTCGCCACTAACCATACAGCTACCTATTGGATTTTGAGGATTGCAAACTTTACCAAAAACTTTGCAATCATAAGGTTTAGCTCGCCCTCTAAGTATCTCGCCGCATATACAGGCTCTATTTTCACCCGCACTATCAACACTGCAATCAAAAACAACTCTAGCATCTAAATTTGAAAACTCATCTTTAAGTTTCATTCCGCTTTTATTTATATTGCCGAGTCCTCTCCACTCAAAATCACATGGCTCAAAATATCTATTTATCAACTCTTTAGCTTTTAAATTTCCATCTTTGCTAACAACTCTTGCATATTGATTATATACTTCATACGTGCCTGCATTTTGTTGTTTTACCAAATTTAATATACTATCCATAATATCAAGCGGCTCAAATCCGCTAACAGCGATAGGCGTTTTAAACTCATTAGCTAAACTCTCATAAATAGCGCTTCCTGTTATAATGCTTACATGGCTTGGTCCTAAAAATGCGTCTATTTTTACATTTTCATCGCTCATTATGGCTCTTACTGGAGTAGGAACAGTTACGTGATTTATATGAAAAAATATATTTTGCAAATTTAAATTTATAGCTTTTTCCACTAAAACAGCGCTCATAGGAGTGGTTGTTTCAAATCCGATAGCAAAAAATATAACGTTTTTATCAGTATTTTCCTGAGCTATTTTAATAGCATCAAGCGGAGAATACAACGCTCTTATATCGTGTCCTTCACCTCTTAGTTTTAAAAGCGAACTTTTACTTCCCGGAACTCTTAACATATCTGCTAAAGTGCAGAATATCACGCCATTCATACTAGCTAATTTTATAGCTTCATCTATCCTACTTTTAGGCATTACGCACACGGGACAGCCTGGACCATGAACAAAATTTATATGCTCTCCTACTAACTGAGGAATTGCGAATTTCATTATGCTATGAGTATGACCACCGCAAATTTCCATTATATTAAATGGTTTTTTACTCTGTTTTTGTATAAGTTTGCTAATAGCTAAAATTTTATCTTTATCTCTAAAATCGTTTATTAAATCCATTAAGCCCTACTTTGCAATCCCATATCGCCCTCATAAAGGTCTATTTCTTCATCTTTCATCTGACGCACGATATCTTCATATATTTTTAAACTCTCAAGCGCATATTTGGTATCTATCTTTTCCATAGCAAATCCTACATGTATAAGAACATAATCCCCTATATTTACAGGTTCGTTTATAAGATCCAAACTAACACCGCGCTTAACTCCAAGAGTCTCTACTATGGCAAAATTATTTTCATCGATTTGCACTACTTTTGAAGGTATGCTTAGACACATTATCTAAATTCCTTTTTCATCTTAATATAATTTATCCATTGCTCAATTCCAGCGCCTGTTCTGCTATCTACTTCTATGATATCAACTTTTGGATTTAGCTTTCTAGCATCTTTTTTTACCTCACCGATATCAAAGTCAAAATGTTCTAAAAGCCCTATTTTTGTTATTATAAGAACATCTGCGGCTCTAAACATCACCGGATATTTTGTTACTTTATCGCCGCCTTCAGGAACACTTAATAAAACTGTATTTATATGAGCTCCGACATCATAACTAGCCGGACAAACTAAATTTCCAACATTTTCTATAAATACAAGATCAAGCTCGCTTAAAGGTAGATGATGAAGACCTTCATGAACCATAAAAGCATCCAAATGACAAGTCTGACCGGTTGTTATCTGATGAGCTTTTGCTCCAGCTTTTAGTATTCTATTGGCGTCTTGATTAGTTTCTAGATCACCCTCAACAACACCGATTTTAAAATCACCGTTTTTTATAGTTGCCTCTAGAAGAGTTGTTTTTCCTGCTCCTGGACTACTCATTAAATTTATACAAAGTATTCCATGTTCATCAAGGTGAGATCTATTATGCTCTGCTTCGTGATCATTTTCTTTTAAAATTTTTTCTATAACTTCAACTGTTTTTTTCTCATTTAAAGCTGGATGGGCGTGGTGATCATGAGTATGTTCACCTATATGCTCATGTGAATGAGTATGAGTGAGACCATTATGAGTATGTTCGTGTGAATGAGCATGGTTTCCCATACTACAACCGCAATCTTTACACATATTTTTCCTTTTAAATTTATTTATTAATATTTAGGTACCGCTGCTTTAACAAGTTTTGCGAATTTTACGCCTTTTAGTCCTGAGATATTATTACTAAACTCTTCAATATCTCTAGCAATACCTTTTAAAACCATAGTTTCAAGGCAGTTATGATGGTCCATATGGATATGATTAGTGCAGACTATATTTACCATAGAATCATGTTCTATAGCCATTTTTCTACCCATAAGTTCTCCTTGATGATGATCATAAATGATGGTAAGAACACCTACTAAATCCTCATTATCATTAAGCCAACTATACTTAACGATTTTCTCTCTGATCAAATCTCTTGTGAATTCGCTCCTACTAGCATAGTTGCGATCTTTGATCATATCATCTAGTTCATCTAACAGATGCTCGGGTAGAGACACGCTAAACCTAATTATTTTATCTTCTTGTTCCATCTTTTACCCTTTTTTATGTTTTTAAATTATTTGCATTATAACCCAAAAATTTTAAACCAAAATAAATCTGCCCCATAGCTATACTAGAATCATTAACAGGCTCATCTTTTGGCAGATAAAAAAATATACTATTTTTATTTAAATTTAGAATTACGCGTTTTAGCAGAGCTTCATTTTGAAAAACTCCGCCTCCAAGCACAACTGGCTTTTTATAAAGCTCGGCTAATTCTAAAATAAGATTAGCTATACCATTTATAAATCCAGTCGCCGCAACACTAGGAGAGTCGCTTAAAGCTCGTAAAAATGGCTCTTTATAGCTGATAATTCCATCATTTATACAAAAATCATATGAAATATCAATAGTATCATCATATAAACTTTCTAACTCCATAGCCGCTTGCGCATCATAGCTAACCTTATTTATACCTAAAACTAAACATGCAAATGCATCAAAAATTCTTCCAAGAGAGCTAGTTTTAATTATATTTATACCACTTTTCATAACTTTATCTAAATTTAAAAGCTGATTTTGTTCAAATTTGGAGTAAAATTTAGGAGCATCTATATTATATTTACACAAAATAGAATAAGTTAAATAGTATATATTTTTGATAGCATTATCTCCACCTATAAGATCAAAATCATCAAATTTAGCTACTCTTTCATAGTTTTTAGTATCACAAATAAAAACCTCGCCGCCCCAAATATGAGAATCATCACCATAACCCGTACCATCAAAACCAAATCCCAAAACGCTGTCCGTGATATCGTTTTCTAACATAACGCAAAGAATGTGGGCGTAATGATGTTGCACTTTATGCACGGTAAAACCCTGCTTCGCAAAATGCTTAGTATGTAAAAAATACGGATGTTTATCTGCGATTACAAACTCAAATTTAAACTCATAAGTATGCACAAACATATCAAGCACCATCAAAAATCTGTCAAAAGTAGCTTTATTTTTTAAATCGCCTATATAAGCAGAACTAAATATCAATCCGTCTTTATAAATAGCAAATTGATTTTTCAACTCACTTCCTATAGCCAAAAAACACCCTTTTTTATCAAATTTAGAGTGTATTATCTTTGGTTTTATACCTCTTGAAGTGCGTAACCAAGCAAGATATGACTGATATACAAAAGCTATACTATCATCGCTCGGATTTAGAATGTCTCGATCATTATCAAGTGCGCCATCGCAAACTTTTATAAGCTTTTTGGAAATACTTTCAAAATCAATTATTATCGGCTCACCGCTTATATTTGCACTAGTTGCGATAATAGGAAAATCAATATATTCAAAAAGCAGCAAGTGAAGCGATGTCGGAGGTAGAAATATGCCGATTTTTTTTAAATTCAAAGCTAGATTTGCAGGCAAAATTTCTTTACTTTTAAGTAAAATAATAGGTTTTATATTTGAGGTAAGAGCATCTTTTTCAAACTCATTTATATACGCCACTAAAGAAGCCATTTGTATATCTTTACACATAATGGCAAATGGTTTATCAGGGCGATTTTTACGTTCTCTTAGACTACTTATAGCTTTTTGATTTGTAGCGTCACAAACCAAATGAAATCCGCCGATACCTTTTATAGCTATAATCTTACCGCTTTTTAACTCATTTGCGCACAGTCTTATCGCTTCTTCATCATTAGCTAAAACGATACCATCAAGATTCTTAAAACTAACTTTTGGACCACAAGTTTTGCATGAGATAGGCTGAGCATGATAACGACGATTATACGGATTGCTATACTCGTTTTTACACTCATCACACATCGCAAAACTACTCATAGTCGTATTTTTACGATCATATGGTAAAGATTTTATG from Campylobacter fetus subsp. fetus includes the following:
- a CDS encoding AsmA-like C-terminal domain-containing protein; its protein translation is MSAISQIIKKARFFLIFSITIIIALILTLINGIRIDSFDSELLRIEKLYIKLDKKLIVNIKNIEIYNKKSEQSSSKELLDIADNAIWLGRLFKEINIENISYQDINSTLLYKDNIFYVNTPYLTINTQIENKNKVLIANVSELSLKDFNITINGNLVADLYDNRYYFGGKFRSYELSGDIGLNLKNNILDYNISNVNANSIEKFIDNLAEKTDLHTEIKNWIYGYIIAKEYTLYSLHGKLNLKNFDFYPNELYAKAVAKDLSIKFHENITPVKSNLAYAELKNDSLFFHLEKPTYMEKPLDGSSVVIRNIIGKNSNMSVNITTNSFLDNDIHAILKAYGIDFPVSQKSGNLDSNLTLDIVFDPFSISSNGEFMLKDANIDIGGADFYTKYANIYLKNNVIKFKNSNLMNNIFDANVDGELDANLKKAKFDAKFNKLCINECRIFAASDINDTINLDYNKDLNITADKLNLSINIAKNNQIKVKNLKELKQYSPLMEKLSIMDGDLLIQTPDFSKFDVDFSSAKFDLPFLNLQNNPYDEDHFKILINKNIDVISKSDYLKMSITDSDINLNLNNLKLLVDANSSKKEYEKNLNFAAKNSSIIIMDLNRTLNFIKFSGNINNNELNFDGLFDNGEVKLNKQKNSVKIEGDGLDASFVNDFLGLDGFKDGNFTVRLNGEGFTKFKSEIKVSNTYLSNYKFYQQFLSFLDSIPSLLIFKVPDFNDKGFTVNNGIMLVQRDDNLLTIKAIDLSGSSADITGNGTIDLKTKDINMTFQLKLLKDASSIISKIPVVSHIFLGKDKTISTVIKVRGTLDEPKFETQVVTDIIKTPYNIIKNTLELPFILFQ
- a CDS encoding hydrogenase maturation nickel metallochaperone HypA, with the translated sequence MHELAIVQDLFKLCETNAMKNNAQKIMKVEIQVGRLSGVEPHYLESAFDAFKVNTICSSAKLIINTQDVVVRCLECGFESILLDNNFVCSKCGSNNLEVISGEDMYLMRLEME
- the hypE gene encoding hydrogenase expression/formation protein HypE, translated to MDKIMLSHGGGGEEMNELINGLIFKIFNNDILKDSNDSAILNLNNKVAFSTDSFVVTPIKFKGGDIGKIAVCGTVNDLAMVGASAKYLSCSLILEEGFGLDELKDILNSIKKTADEAGVSIVCGDTKVVPKGSCDKIFINTTGIGEIITDQIEVKNLEVCAKILLSGDIGRHGAVILASREELALTSELESDCKVLKSVVLELLNSGIKPFCMRDATRGGLSAVLNEWANFKNYEIKIYEEKIALSDEVVGICELLGFEAYELANEGTFVLAVDPKDEQKALEVLRKYDKNANIIGEVVSDKRAGVLLENSYGGNRYLEPPKGELLPRIC
- the hypD gene encoding hydrogenase formation protein HypD — translated: MDLINDFRDKDKILAISKLIQKQSKKPFNIMEICGGHTHSIMKFAIPQLVGEHINFVHGPGCPVCVMPKSRIDEAIKLASMNGVIFCTLADMLRVPGSKSSLLKLRGEGHDIRALYSPLDAIKIAQENTDKNVIFFAIGFETTTPMSAVLVEKAINLNLQNIFFHINHVTVPTPVRAIMSDENVKIDAFLGPSHVSIITGSAIYESLANEFKTPIAVSGFEPLDIMDSILNLVKQQNAGTYEVYNQYARVVSKDGNLKAKELINRYFEPCDFEWRGLGNINKSGMKLKDEFSNLDARVVFDCSVDSAGENRACICGEILRGRAKPYDCKVFGKVCNPQNPIGSCMVSGEGACAAYYKYAKRA
- a CDS encoding HypC/HybG/HupF family hydrogenase formation chaperone — encoded protein: MCLSIPSKVVQIDENNFAIVETLGVKRGVSLDLINEPVNIGDYVLIHVGFAMEKIDTKYALESLKIYEDIVRQMKDEEIDLYEGDMGLQSRA
- the hypB gene encoding hydrogenase nickel incorporation protein HypB, whose product is MCKDCGCSMGNHAHSHEHTHNGLTHTHSHEHIGEHTHDHHAHPALNEKKTVEVIEKILKENDHEAEHNRSHLDEHGILCINLMSSPGAGKTTLLEATIKNGDFKIGVVEGDLETNQDANRILKAGAKAHQITTGQTCHLDAFMVHEGLHHLPLSELDLVFIENVGNLVCPASYDVGAHINTVLLSVPEGGDKVTKYPVMFRAADVLIITKIGLLEHFDFDIGEVKKDARKLNPKVDIIEVDSRTGAGIEQWINYIKMKKEFR
- the nikR gene encoding nickel-responsive transcriptional regulator NikR, coding for MEQEDKIIRFSVSLPEHLLDELDDMIKDRNYASRSEFTRDLIREKIVKYSWLNDNEDLVGVLTIIYDHHQGELMGRKMAIEHDSMVNIVCTNHIHMDHHNCLETMVLKGIARDIEEFSNNISGLKGVKFAKLVKAAVPKY
- the hypF gene encoding carbamoyltransferase HypF, which codes for MKSLKIEIYGLVQGVGFRPFIYYLAKKFGIFGRVFNDSQGVKIQIYADDEACDKFCKAIFDELPPLARIDDFKVTGCSFKFDDFKIIESKQALKTAPILPDFAICDECKREFYDKDDRRFHHPFINCTNCGPRFSIIKSLPYDRKNTTMSSFAMCDECKNEYSNPYNRRYHAQPISCKTCGPKVSFKNLDGIVLANDEEAIRLCANELKSGKIIAIKGIGGFHLVCDATNQKAISSLRERKNRPDKPFAIMCKDIQMASLVAYINEFEKDALTSNIKPIILLKSKEILPANLALNLKKIGIFLPPTSLHLLLFEYIDFPIIATSANISGEPIIIDFESISKKLIKVCDGALDNDRDILNPSDDSIAFVYQSYLAWLRTSRGIKPKIIHSKFDKKGCFLAIGSELKNQFAIYKDGLIFSSAYIGDLKNKATFDRFLMVLDMFVHTYEFKFEFVIADKHPYFLHTKHFAKQGFTVHKVQHHYAHILCVMLENDITDSVLGFGFDGTGYGDDSHIWGGEVFICDTKNYERVAKFDDFDLIGGDNAIKNIYYLTYSILCKYNIDAPKFYSKFEQNQLLNLDKVMKSGINIIKTSSLGRIFDAFACLVLGINKVSYDAQAAMELESLYDDTIDISYDFCINDGIISYKEPFLRALSDSPSVAATGFINGIANLILELAELYKKPVVLGGGVFQNEALLKRVILNLNKNSIFFYLPKDEPVNDSSIAMGQIYFGLKFLGYNANNLKT